From a region of the Streptomyces sp. NBC_01454 genome:
- the rapZ gene encoding RNase adapter RapZ codes for MSTPHEAQEPERDGAQVNTGTTDQGESAAIPELVIISGMSGAGRSTAAKCLEDLGWFVVDNIPPELIAPMVELGARSQGNVARIAVVVDVRGRRFFANLKESLATLDAQSVKRRIVFLESSDEALVRRFESVRRPHPLQGDGRIVDGIAAERDLLRELRGDADLVIDTSSLNVHELRAKMDAQFAGEEVPELRATVMSFGFKYGLPVDADMVIDCRFIPNPHWVPELRPFTGLNDEVSSYVFSQPGSKEFLDGYAELLRIVAEGYRREGKRYVTIAVGCTGGKHRSVAMSEKLGRRLVSEGVETVIVHRDMGRE; via the coding sequence ATGAGCACACCGCACGAAGCGCAGGAACCCGAGAGAGATGGTGCACAGGTGAACACGGGCACGACCGACCAGGGCGAGAGCGCCGCGATCCCCGAGTTGGTGATCATCTCCGGGATGTCCGGCGCCGGCCGCAGTACGGCCGCCAAGTGCCTGGAGGACCTCGGCTGGTTCGTCGTCGACAACATCCCGCCCGAGCTGATCGCGCCGATGGTCGAGCTGGGCGCCCGCTCGCAGGGCAACGTCGCCCGGATCGCGGTCGTCGTCGACGTCCGCGGCCGCCGGTTCTTCGCCAACCTCAAGGAATCGCTGGCCACCCTCGACGCGCAGAGCGTCAAGCGCCGCATCGTCTTCCTGGAGTCCTCCGACGAGGCCCTGGTGCGCCGCTTCGAGTCGGTGCGCCGCCCGCACCCCCTCCAGGGCGACGGCCGGATCGTCGACGGCATCGCCGCCGAGCGCGATCTGCTGCGTGAGCTGCGCGGCGACGCCGACCTGGTCATCGACACCTCCAGCCTCAACGTCCACGAACTCCGCGCCAAGATGGACGCCCAGTTCGCCGGCGAAGAGGTCCCCGAGCTGCGCGCCACGGTCATGTCCTTCGGCTTCAAGTACGGCCTGCCGGTCGACGCCGACATGGTCATCGACTGCCGCTTCATCCCCAACCCGCACTGGGTCCCCGAGCTGCGCCCCTTCACGGGCCTCAACGACGAGGTCTCCAGTTACGTCTTCAGCCAGCCCGGCTCCAAGGAGTTCCTCGACGGCTACGCCGAGCTGCTGCGGATCGTCGCGGAGGGCTACCGCCGCGAGGGCAAGCGCTATGTGACCATCGCCGTGGGCTGCACGGGCGGCAAGCACCGCAGCGTCGCGATGTCCGAGAAGCTCGGCCGCCGTCTGGTCTCCGAAGGGGTGGAAACCGTCATCGTCCACCGGGACATGGGGCGCGAGTGA
- the uvrC gene encoding excinuclease ABC subunit UvrC, translated as MADPSSYRPKPGQIPDSPGVYKFRDEHGRVIYVGKAKSLRQRLASYFQDLAGLHPRTRTMVTTAASVEWTVVSTEVEALQLEYTWIKEFDPRFNVKYRDDKSYPYLAVTLNEEFPRVQVMRGAKKKGVRYFGPYGHAWAIRETVDLMLRVFPVRTCSAGVFKRSAQIGRPCLLGYIGKCSAPCVGRVSAEEHRELAEEFCDFMAGRTGAYLRRLERGMQEAAEEMEYERAARLRDDIGALKRAMEKSAVVLADATDADLIAVSEDELEAAVQIFHVRGGRVRGQRGWVTDKVEAVTTGDLVEHALQQLYGEERGDAVPKEVLVPALPEPVEPVAQWLSDRRGSQVSLRIPQRGDKKDLMATVGRNAQQALALHKTKRASDLTTRSRALEEIAEALDLDSVPLRIECFDISHLQGDDVVASMVVFEDGLARKSEYRRFQIKGRVGDEQIWHGQGQDDVRSMHEVIARRFRRYLQEKQRSGEWTEEPAGDAPVEAEAPVEADGPLEPGGAGRPVDEDGRPKRFAYPPQLVVVDGGVPQVAAARRALDELGIDDVAVCGLAKRLEEVWLPGDDDPVVLPRSSEGLYLLQRVRDEAHRFALQYQRTKRGKRLKASPLDAVSGLGDTRRQALLKHFGSLKKLRAATVDEICEVPGVGRKTAETVAAALAGAAPSAPAVNTATGEIIEDDGAPPAALSAERGQER; from the coding sequence ATGGCAGACCCCAGCAGCTATCGACCCAAGCCGGGACAGATCCCCGACTCGCCGGGGGTCTACAAGTTCCGCGACGAGCACGGCCGGGTCATCTACGTCGGCAAGGCCAAGAGCCTGCGCCAGCGCCTGGCCAGCTACTTCCAGGACCTGGCCGGCCTCCATCCGCGGACGCGCACGATGGTCACCACCGCCGCCTCCGTGGAATGGACCGTCGTGTCCACCGAGGTCGAGGCGCTCCAGCTCGAATACACCTGGATCAAGGAGTTCGACCCCCGCTTCAACGTCAAGTACCGCGACGACAAGAGCTATCCGTATCTGGCGGTGACCCTCAACGAGGAGTTCCCCCGCGTCCAGGTGATGCGCGGCGCCAAGAAGAAGGGCGTGCGCTACTTCGGCCCCTACGGCCACGCCTGGGCCATCCGCGAGACCGTCGACCTGATGCTGCGGGTCTTCCCGGTGCGCACCTGCTCCGCCGGCGTCTTCAAGCGCTCCGCCCAGATCGGCCGCCCCTGCCTGCTGGGCTACATCGGCAAGTGCTCGGCCCCCTGCGTCGGGCGGGTCTCCGCCGAGGAGCACCGCGAACTCGCCGAGGAATTCTGCGACTTCATGGCCGGCCGCACCGGCGCCTACCTCCGCCGCCTGGAGCGGGGGATGCAGGAGGCCGCCGAGGAGATGGAGTACGAGCGCGCCGCCCGGCTGCGGGACGACATAGGGGCGCTCAAGCGGGCCATGGAGAAGAGCGCCGTGGTCCTGGCCGACGCCACCGACGCCGACCTGATCGCCGTCTCCGAGGACGAACTCGAAGCCGCCGTCCAGATCTTCCACGTCCGCGGCGGCCGGGTCCGCGGCCAGCGCGGCTGGGTCACCGACAAGGTCGAGGCCGTCACCACCGGCGACCTCGTCGAGCACGCCCTCCAGCAGCTGTACGGCGAGGAGCGCGGCGACGCCGTCCCCAAGGAGGTCCTGGTCCCGGCGCTGCCCGAGCCCGTCGAGCCGGTCGCGCAGTGGCTCTCCGACCGCCGCGGCTCCCAGGTCTCGCTGCGGATCCCGCAGCGCGGCGACAAGAAGGACCTGATGGCCACGGTCGGCCGCAACGCCCAGCAGGCACTGGCGCTGCACAAGACCAAGCGCGCCTCCGATCTGACCACCCGCTCCCGCGCGCTGGAGGAGATCGCCGAGGCGCTCGACCTGGATTCCGTGCCGCTGCGCATCGAGTGCTTCGACATCTCCCACCTCCAGGGCGATGACGTCGTCGCCTCGATGGTGGTGTTCGAGGACGGCCTCGCCCGCAAGAGCGAATACCGCCGCTTCCAGATCAAGGGCCGCGTCGGCGACGAGCAGATCTGGCACGGCCAGGGCCAGGACGACGTCCGGTCCATGCACGAGGTCATCGCCCGCCGCTTCCGGCGCTATCTCCAGGAGAAGCAGCGCTCCGGCGAGTGGACGGAGGAGCCGGCCGGTGACGCCCCCGTGGAGGCCGAGGCCCCCGTCGAGGCCGACGGCCCCCTGGAGCCGGGCGGCGCCGGCCGTCCGGTCGACGAGGACGGCCGCCCCAAGCGGTTCGCCTACCCGCCCCAGCTCGTGGTCGTCGACGGCGGCGTCCCGCAGGTCGCGGCCGCCCGCCGGGCCCTGGACGAGCTCGGCATCGACGACGTCGCCGTCTGCGGCCTGGCCAAGCGCCTCGAAGAGGTCTGGCTGCCCGGGGACGACGACCCGGTCGTGCTGCCGCGCAGCAGCGAGGGCCTCTACCTCCTCCAGCGCGTCCGTGACGAGGCGCACCGCTTCGCCCTGCAGTACCAGCGCACCAAGCGGGGCAAGCGGCTGAAGGCCTCGCCCCTGGACGCCGTGTCCGGGCTGGGCGACACCCGCCGTCAGGCGCTGCTCAAGCACTTCGGCTCGCTGAAGAAGCTGCGGGCCGCGACGGTCGACGAGATCTGCGAGGTCCCGGGCGTCGGCCGCAAGACCGCCGAGACGGTCGCCGCGGCGCTGGCCGGGGCGGCACCGTCCGCCCCCGCGGTGAACACCGCCACAGGAGAGATCATTGAGGATGACGGGGCCCCACCGGCCGCGTTGTCGGCAGAACGGGGGCAGGAACGATGA
- the gap gene encoding type I glyceraldehyde-3-phosphate dehydrogenase, with protein sequence MTIRVGINGFGRIGRNYFRALLEQGADIEIVGVNDLTDNATLVHLLKYDTILGRLKQNVSHTDDTITVGNQTFKTMAERDPANLPWAELGADIVIESTGIFTKKADAAKHLQAGAKKVLISAPAKDEDITIVMGVNQDKYDAAQHHVISNASCTTNCVAPMAKVLDENFGIVKGLMTTVHAYTNDQRILDFPHSDLRRARAAAENIIPTSTGAAKATALVLPQLKGKLDGIAMRVPVPTGSVTDLVLELDREVTRDEINTAFQKAAEGQLKGILEYTEDPIVSSDIVNFPASCTFDSKLTMSQGKQVKVVGWYDNEWGYSNRLVDLTTFVGGQL encoded by the coding sequence GTGACGATCCGCGTAGGCATCAACGGATTCGGCCGCATTGGTCGCAACTACTTCCGCGCGCTCCTGGAGCAGGGTGCGGACATCGAGATCGTCGGTGTCAACGACCTGACCGACAACGCCACTCTGGTGCACCTGCTGAAGTACGACACCATTCTGGGTCGCCTCAAGCAGAACGTCAGCCACACCGACGACACCATCACCGTCGGCAACCAGACCTTCAAGACGATGGCCGAGCGTGACCCGGCGAACCTCCCCTGGGCGGAGCTCGGCGCCGACATCGTCATCGAGTCGACCGGCATCTTCACCAAGAAGGCCGACGCCGCCAAGCACCTCCAGGCCGGCGCCAAGAAGGTCCTGATCTCCGCGCCCGCCAAGGACGAGGACATCACGATCGTGATGGGCGTCAACCAGGACAAGTACGACGCGGCCCAGCACCACGTCATCTCCAACGCCTCCTGCACCACCAACTGTGTGGCGCCGATGGCGAAGGTGCTCGACGAGAACTTCGGCATCGTCAAGGGCCTGATGACCACGGTCCACGCGTACACCAACGACCAGCGGATCCTGGACTTCCCGCACAGCGACCTGCGCCGCGCCCGCGCCGCCGCGGAGAACATCATCCCGACCTCGACCGGTGCCGCCAAGGCCACCGCCCTGGTCCTCCCGCAGCTCAAGGGCAAGCTGGACGGCATCGCCATGCGCGTGCCCGTGCCCACCGGCTCGGTCACCGACCTGGTGCTGGAGCTGGACCGCGAGGTCACCAGGGACGAGATCAACACCGCCTTCCAGAAGGCCGCCGAGGGCCAGCTCAAGGGCATTCTCGAGTACACCGAGGACCCGATCGTCTCCTCGGACATCGTGAACTTCCCGGCCTCCTGCACCTTCGACTCGAAGCTGACGATGTCCCAGGGCAAGCAGGTCAAGGTCGTCGGCTGGTATGACAACGAGTGGGGCTACTCCAACCGCCTGGTGGACCTGACCACCTTCGTCGGCGGCCAGCTCTGA
- a CDS encoding phosphoglycerate kinase, which translates to MKTIDDLQVAGQRVFVRADLNVPLDGTTITDDGRIRAVAPTIAKLLERGAKVIVASHLGRPKGAPEPAFSLAPAATRLGEILGRDVAFATDTVGESAASVTAALADGQVAVLENLRFNAGETSKDDAERGAFADQLAALADLYVGDGFGAVHRKHASVYDLPKRLPHAAGDLIATEVGVLKKLTEDVKRPYVVALGGAKVSDKLAVIDQLIEKADRILVGGGMAYTFLKAKGHEVGISLLQEDQVPACLEYLARAEKRGVEFVLPVDVLVAAEFPDLKTKAPAHPDTVAADGIPADKEGLDIGPKTRELYAAKLADAGTVFWNGPMGVFEHPDYAGGTKAVAQALLDSDAFSVVGGGDSAAAVRLLGFDENAFGHISTGGGASLEYLEGKTLPGLAALED; encoded by the coding sequence ATGAAGACGATCGACGACCTCCAGGTCGCCGGGCAGCGGGTCTTTGTCCGCGCCGACCTGAACGTGCCGCTGGACGGCACCACCATCACCGACGACGGCCGCATCCGCGCCGTCGCCCCGACGATCGCCAAGCTCCTCGAGCGCGGCGCCAAGGTGATCGTCGCCTCCCACCTGGGCCGGCCCAAGGGCGCTCCGGAACCCGCCTTCTCGCTGGCCCCGGCGGCCACGCGGCTGGGTGAAATCCTCGGCCGGGACGTGGCGTTCGCGACGGACACCGTCGGCGAGTCCGCCGCGTCCGTGACCGCCGCTCTGGCGGACGGCCAGGTCGCCGTGCTGGAGAACCTGCGCTTCAACGCGGGCGAGACCAGCAAGGACGACGCCGAGCGCGGCGCCTTCGCCGACCAGCTCGCCGCCCTCGCCGACCTGTACGTGGGCGACGGCTTCGGCGCCGTGCACCGCAAGCACGCCTCCGTCTACGACCTGCCGAAGCGCCTTCCGCACGCCGCCGGCGACCTGATCGCCACCGAGGTCGGTGTCCTGAAGAAGCTCACCGAGGACGTCAAGCGCCCCTACGTCGTCGCGCTCGGCGGCGCCAAGGTCTCCGACAAGCTCGCCGTCATCGACCAGCTGATCGAGAAGGCCGACCGCATCCTGGTCGGCGGCGGGATGGCCTACACCTTCCTCAAGGCCAAGGGTCACGAGGTCGGCATCTCGCTGCTCCAGGAGGACCAGGTCCCGGCCTGCCTGGAGTACCTCGCGCGGGCCGAGAAGCGCGGGGTGGAGTTCGTCCTGCCCGTCGATGTCCTGGTGGCGGCCGAGTTCCCGGACCTGAAGACCAAGGCTCCGGCCCACCCCGACACCGTCGCCGCGGACGGCATCCCGGCCGACAAGGAGGGCCTGGACATCGGCCCCAAGACCCGCGAGCTCTACGCCGCGAAGCTCGCCGACGCGGGCACGGTCTTCTGGAACGGCCCGATGGGTGTCTTCGAGCACCCCGACTACGCGGGCGGCACCAAGGCCGTCGCGCAGGCTCTGCTGGACTCGGACGCCTTCTCCGTCGTCGGTGGCGGTGACAGTGCCGCCGCGGTCCGGCTGCTGGGCTTCGACGAGAATGCTTTCGGCCATATCTCGACCGGCGGCGGCGCCAGCCTCGAATACCTCGAAGGCAAGACGCTCCCCGGCCTCGCCGCTCTGGAGGACTGA
- a CDS encoding Rieske (2Fe-2S) protein, protein MSQPPARRTVLRGAALAGAAGFGLAACSPGDSGANAAAVPDRPVELGSAAEVPVGGAKLYREDRLVVSQPAKGTYKCFSAKCTHAGCILSEVDKKEGSCPCHGSRFDVTTGKVLQGPAADPLPEVPVKTKDGKLIAG, encoded by the coding sequence ATGAGCCAGCCACCCGCCCGCCGCACCGTGCTGCGGGGGGCCGCGCTCGCCGGCGCCGCCGGCTTCGGGCTGGCCGCCTGCTCGCCGGGGGACTCGGGCGCGAACGCCGCAGCGGTGCCCGACCGGCCGGTGGAGCTCGGGTCGGCGGCCGAGGTGCCGGTCGGCGGCGCCAAGCTCTACCGCGAGGACCGCCTCGTGGTGTCACAGCCCGCCAAGGGCACCTACAAGTGCTTCAGCGCCAAGTGCACCCACGCCGGCTGCATCCTGTCGGAGGTCGACAAGAAGGAGGGCAGCTGCCCCTGCCACGGCAGCCGCTTCGACGTCACCACCGGCAAGGTCCTCCAGGGGCCGGCGGCCGACCCGCTGCCCGAGGTGCCGGTCAAGACCAAGGACGGCAAGCTGATCGCGGGCTGA
- the whiA gene encoding DNA-binding protein WhiA gives MAMTAAVKDEISRLPVTRTCCRKSEVSSILRFAGGLHLVSGRIVIEAELDTGIAARRLRKDILEIFGHSSDLVVMAPGGLRRGSRYVVRVVAGGDQLARQTGLVDGRGRPIRGLPPQVVSGATCDAEAAWRGAFLAHGSLTEPGRSSSLEVTCPGPEAALALVGAARRLGIGAKAREVRGVDRVVVRDGDAIGALLTRLGAHESVLAWEERRMRREVRATANRLANFDDANLRRSARAAVAAGARVQRALEILGEEVPEHLAAAGRLRMEHKQASLEELGALADPPLTKDAVAGRIRRLLAMADKRAQDLGIPGTESTLTEELAEGMVG, from the coding sequence ATGGCGATGACGGCAGCGGTGAAGGATGAAATCTCCCGGCTCCCCGTCACCCGGACCTGCTGCCGGAAGTCGGAGGTCTCGTCGATCCTGCGGTTCGCGGGCGGTCTGCACCTGGTCAGCGGACGCATCGTGATCGAGGCGGAGCTGGACACCGGCATTGCCGCCCGGCGCCTGCGCAAGGACATCCTGGAGATCTTCGGGCACAGCTCCGACCTGGTGGTGATGGCCCCCGGCGGGCTGCGGCGCGGCAGCCGCTACGTCGTACGGGTCGTGGCCGGCGGCGACCAGCTGGCACGGCAGACCGGCCTGGTGGACGGCCGCGGCCGCCCGATCCGCGGACTGCCCCCACAGGTGGTCTCCGGCGCGACCTGCGACGCCGAGGCGGCCTGGCGCGGGGCCTTCCTGGCCCACGGCTCGCTGACCGAGCCCGGCCGTTCCTCGTCGCTGGAGGTCACCTGCCCCGGGCCCGAGGCGGCGCTCGCGCTGGTCGGGGCCGCCCGCCGGCTCGGCATCGGCGCCAAGGCCCGCGAGGTCCGCGGCGTGGACCGCGTCGTCGTCCGTGACGGTGACGCCATCGGCGCCCTGCTGACGCGGCTCGGCGCCCATGAGTCGGTGCTCGCGTGGGAGGAGCGGCGGATGCGCCGCGAGGTGCGCGCCACCGCCAACCGGCTGGCCAACTTCGACGACGCCAACCTCCGCCGCTCGGCGCGCGCCGCGGTCGCCGCGGGCGCCCGGGTCCAGCGGGCCCTGGAGATCCTCGGCGAGGAGGTCCCCGAGCATCTCGCCGCGGCCGGCCGGCTGCGCATGGAGCACAAGCAGGCCTCCCTGGAGGAGCTGGGTGCGCTCGCCGATCCGCCGCTGACCAAGGACGCCGTCGCGGGCCGGATCCGCCGGCTGCTGGCGATGGCCGACAAGCGGGCCCAGGACCTCGGCATTCCCGGCACGGAATCCACCCTCACCGAGGAGCTCGCCGAGGGCATGGTGGGCTGA
- a CDS encoding papain-like cysteine protease family protein, giving the protein MTRAPHARHSRRRRLSAAALTAAALTTLTATAPASAAPLAPPAHTRTAGGTAAAPSAANRLGIAMQAQENSNWCWAGSGDTIAAWYGRNYSQNQFCNAAFRRPQGTPCPNDQATLANVQDAFGWMGINSGSYVSSWLGYDTVRSEIDAGRPMETRIQWSSGGGHMHVIYGYDTERNWVYWGDSWATNNRYNWGDFDYYVNGSSFSWTHSLYRIGA; this is encoded by the coding sequence ATGACCCGTGCACCCCACGCACGCCACTCCCGCCGCAGACGACTGTCGGCCGCGGCGCTCACCGCCGCCGCACTGACCACGCTCACGGCGACGGCCCCGGCCTCCGCCGCGCCCCTCGCGCCCCCGGCGCACACCCGTACCGCCGGCGGAACGGCCGCCGCCCCGAGCGCCGCCAACCGCCTCGGCATCGCCATGCAGGCCCAGGAGAACAGCAACTGGTGCTGGGCGGGCTCCGGCGACACCATCGCGGCCTGGTACGGCAGGAACTACAGCCAGAACCAGTTCTGCAACGCCGCCTTCCGCCGCCCCCAGGGCACCCCCTGCCCCAACGACCAGGCCACCCTGGCCAACGTGCAGGACGCCTTCGGCTGGATGGGCATCAACTCCGGTTCCTACGTGAGCAGTTGGCTCGGCTACGACACCGTGCGGAGCGAGATCGACGCCGGCCGTCCGATGGAGACCCGCATCCAGTGGTCCTCCGGCGGTGGCCACATGCATGTGATCTACGGATATGACACGGAACGCAACTGGGTCTACTGGGGTGATTCCTGGGCGACCAATAATCGCTATAACTGGGGCGATTTCGACTACTACGTGAACGGCAGCTCCTTCTCCTGGACACACTCCCTCTACCGGATAGGAGCCTGA
- a CDS encoding gluconeogenesis factor YvcK family protein, which produces MSGRTTPRLRRVRRFVPSGRTAKGATPKVVALGGGMGLSASLTALRRITGDLTAVVTVADDGGSSGRLREELGVLPPGDLRKALAALCGDDDWGQTWSRVIQHRFQSEGELHDHAVGNLLIVALWEQLGDHVQALDLVGKLLGAHGRVLPMSAVPLELQAQVKGHDPARPDEITTVRGQATVALTCGEVQSVHVVPEEPPAVPEAVAAVRDADWVVLGPGSWFSSVIPHLLVPELREALEETKARKVLSLNLAPQPGETDGFSPQRHLEVLARHAPKLAFDVVLADKAAVPDAEGLTAAAKQLVGSEVELAAVAARGDDARSSAGGAPDRHDPELLAAAYDRIFRMHGRIGPWR; this is translated from the coding sequence GTGAGCGGGCGTACCACTCCACGGCTGCGCCGGGTCCGGCGCTTCGTGCCCAGCGGGCGGACGGCGAAGGGCGCCACCCCCAAGGTGGTCGCGCTCGGCGGCGGCATGGGCCTGTCCGCCTCGCTGACCGCGCTGCGCCGGATCACCGGTGATCTGACCGCCGTGGTCACGGTTGCCGACGACGGCGGCTCCAGCGGCCGGCTGCGCGAGGAGCTGGGCGTCCTGCCGCCCGGCGATCTGCGCAAGGCGCTGGCCGCCCTCTGCGGCGACGACGACTGGGGCCAGACCTGGTCCCGGGTGATCCAGCACCGCTTCCAGAGCGAAGGGGAGCTGCACGACCACGCGGTCGGCAATCTGCTGATCGTCGCGCTGTGGGAGCAGCTCGGCGATCACGTCCAAGCGCTCGACCTGGTCGGCAAGCTGCTCGGCGCGCACGGCAGGGTGCTGCCGATGTCGGCGGTCCCCCTGGAGCTGCAGGCTCAGGTCAAGGGGCACGACCCGGCCCGCCCGGACGAGATCACCACGGTCCGCGGGCAGGCCACCGTCGCGCTGACCTGCGGCGAGGTGCAGTCCGTCCATGTGGTCCCCGAGGAGCCGCCGGCCGTCCCCGAGGCGGTCGCCGCGGTGCGGGACGCCGACTGGGTGGTGCTCGGACCCGGGTCCTGGTTCTCCTCGGTGATCCCGCATCTGCTGGTGCCGGAGTTGCGCGAAGCGCTGGAGGAGACCAAGGCCCGAAAGGTCCTTTCGCTCAACCTTGCGCCCCAGCCGGGCGAAACCGATGGCTTCTCCCCGCAGCGTCATTTGGAGGTTTTGGCCCGACACGCCCCTAAACTCGCCTTCGACGTGGTGCTGGCCGACAAGGCCGCCGTGCCCGACGCCGAAGGCCTGACCGCTGCCGCAAAACAGCTGGTCGGCAGCGAGGTCGAGCTGGCGGCGGTCGCCGCACGAGGAGACGACGCCCGGTCGAGCGCCGGGGGAGCCCCCGACCGGCACGACCCGGAGCTGCTGGCAGCCGCGTACGACCGTATTTTTCGGATGCATGGAAGGATCGGCCCATGGCGATGA
- the secG gene encoding preprotein translocase subunit SecG: MVIGFSIALIVFSLLLMMLVLMHKGKGGGLSDMFGGGMQSSVGGSSVAERNLDRITIVIALLWFACIVVLGILMKLGN, encoded by the coding sequence GTGGTCATCGGGTTCTCGATCGCCCTCATCGTCTTCAGCCTGCTGCTGATGATGCTGGTGCTCATGCACAAGGGGAAGGGCGGCGGCCTGTCCGACATGTTCGGTGGCGGTATGCAGTCCTCGGTCGGTGGCTCCTCGGTCGCCGAGCGTAACCTCGACCGCATCACCATCGTGATCGCTCTGCTGTGGTTCGCCTGCATCGTCGTGCTCGGCATCCTGATGAAGCTCGGCAACTGA
- a CDS encoding RNA polymerase-binding protein RbpA has product MASGNAIRGSRVGAGPMGEAERGESAPRTRISFWCSNGHETQPSFAGDAQVPDTWDCPRCGFPAGKDRDSPPDPPRTEPYKTHLAYVRERRSDADGEAILAEALAKLRGEI; this is encoded by the coding sequence GTGGCAAGTGGCAACGCGATCCGAGGAAGTCGGGTCGGGGCGGGGCCGATGGGGGAGGCCGAGCGCGGCGAGTCCGCGCCGCGCACCCGCATCTCCTTCTGGTGCTCCAACGGGCACGAGACGCAGCCCAGCTTCGCCGGCGACGCGCAGGTTCCGGACACCTGGGACTGCCCGCGCTGTGGTTTCCCGGCAGGCAAGGACCGGGACAGCCCACCGGACCCGCCGCGCACCGAGCCGTACAAGACCCACCTCGCCTATGTCCGGGAGCGCCGCAGCGACGCCGACGGTGAGGCGATCCTCGCGGAGGCGCTCGCCAAGCTCCGCGGCGAGATCTGA
- the tpiA gene encoding triose-phosphate isomerase yields the protein MAGNWKMNLNHLEAIAHVQKLAFALADKDFDAVEVAVLPPFTDLRSVQTLVDGDKLKIKYGAQDISAHDSGAYTGEISGPMLAKLKCAYVAVGHSERRQYHGENEEICNAKVKAAFKNGLTPILCVGEGLDVRKAGNQVAHTLAQVDGGLADVPAEQAETIVIAYEPVWAIGTGEVATPEDAQEVCGAIRGRLAELYSQDLADKVRIQYGGSVKSGNVAAIMAQPDVDGALIGGAALDTDEFVKIVRFRDQ from the coding sequence ATGGCGGGCAACTGGAAGATGAACCTCAACCACCTCGAGGCCATCGCACACGTCCAGAAGCTCGCCTTCGCCCTCGCCGACAAGGACTTCGACGCCGTAGAGGTCGCGGTCCTGCCGCCCTTCACCGACCTGCGGTCGGTGCAGACGCTGGTCGACGGCGACAAGCTCAAGATCAAGTACGGCGCCCAGGACATCTCCGCGCACGACTCCGGCGCCTACACCGGCGAGATCTCCGGCCCGATGCTGGCCAAGCTCAAGTGTGCGTACGTGGCCGTCGGCCACAGCGAGCGCCGCCAGTACCACGGCGAGAACGAAGAGATCTGCAACGCCAAGGTCAAGGCCGCCTTCAAGAACGGTCTCACCCCGATCCTGTGCGTCGGCGAGGGCCTGGACGTGCGCAAGGCCGGCAACCAGGTCGCGCACACCCTCGCCCAGGTCGACGGCGGCCTGGCGGACGTCCCGGCCGAGCAGGCCGAGACGATCGTGATCGCCTACGAGCCGGTGTGGGCCATCGGCACCGGCGAGGTCGCCACCCCCGAGGACGCGCAGGAGGTCTGCGGGGCCATCCGCGGCCGCCTCGCGGAGCTCTACAGCCAGGACCTGGCCGACAAGGTCCGCATCCAGTACGGCGGCTCGGTCAAGTCCGGCAACGTGGCCGCGATCATGGCGCAGCCCGACGTCGACGGCGCGCTGATCGGCGGCGCGGCGCTGGACACGGACGAATTCGTGAAGATCGTCCGCTTCCGCGACCAGTAG